In one window of Candidatus Krumholzibacteriota bacterium DNA:
- a CDS encoding MarR family transcriptional regulator, whose protein sequence is MDSSIERPAGETHAPAGHDIAAERRRRIERLGELIFHLRQKCALKDMHLVREHGISTAEYNCLIQFFDRSTAGMKELGERLEITPGGVTRIVSSLERKGILERRISPEDRRGIDVVLTSEGARIVGDIHRATQELHAEILAGISDDRQQDMIGAIELLSRAIGRWLESRADDGR, encoded by the coding sequence ATGGATTCTAGCATCGAACGTCCGGCCGGGGAAACGCACGCCCCTGCCGGGCACGACATCGCGGCGGAGCGGCGGCGGCGGATCGAACGGCTGGGAGAGCTGATCTTCCATCTCCGCCAGAAGTGCGCCCTCAAGGACATGCATCTCGTCCGCGAGCACGGCATCTCGACCGCGGAGTACAACTGCCTCATCCAGTTCTTCGACCGCTCGACCGCGGGGATGAAGGAGCTCGGCGAGCGGCTCGAGATCACGCCGGGCGGCGTGACGCGGATCGTCTCGTCCCTCGAGCGCAAGGGGATACTCGAACGCCGCATCTCGCCGGAGGACCGGCGCGGGATCGACGTCGTGCTGACGAGCGAGGGCGCCAGGATCGTCGGCGACATCCACCGGGCGACGCAGGAGCTGCACGCCGAGATCCTCGCCGGCATCAGCGACGACCGGCAGCAGGACATGATCGGGGCGATCGAGCTGCTCTCGCGCGCGATCGGACGATGGCTCGAGTCGCGCGCGGACGACGGCCGATAA
- a CDS encoding cation:proton antiporter (subunit F of antiporter complex involved in resistance to high concentrations of Na+, K+, Li+ and/or alkali) produces the protein MAELLMHIAGAVALAGVLLAAARFLLGPSPADRTVALDTLTVISISLIALVALEAGRGIYLDVAMVYGILSFIGVVAVARYLEGGL, from the coding sequence TTGGCTGAGCTGCTGATGCATATCGCTGGCGCCGTCGCGCTCGCCGGCGTCCTGCTCGCCGCGGCGCGCTTCCTGCTCGGCCCGAGCCCGGCCGACCGCACCGTCGCGCTCGACACCCTCACGGTGATCTCGATCTCCCTGATCGCCCTCGTGGCGCTCGAGGCGGGACGGGGCATCTACCTCGACGTCGCCATGGTCTACGGCATCCTCAGCTTCATCGGGGTCGTCGCGGTCGCGCGCTACCTGGAAGGGGGACTGTGA
- a CDS encoding sodium:proton antiporter: MIKRIIAFHLVAAAALLLWGIVDGRVPPGSLGGVGRDYVERTPGELGAANVVTGIVVTWRGLDTLGEVTVLFLAAAGVALVLRRREGAAENAAAPEAPRRDSSEILETGSAFLVPAIVMFGVYIFLNGHLTPGGGFQGGAVVASAVLLLFLVHPGYRTAHRALEAVESVSGALYVAAGLLGLLLAGGFLDNRFLPPGVFGTILSAGAIPVIYTLIGLKVGAELAGILDSLRGGGE, from the coding sequence ATGATTAAGCGCATCATCGCCTTCCATCTCGTCGCCGCGGCGGCCCTCCTGCTCTGGGGGATCGTCGACGGCCGGGTCCCGCCTGGATCCCTCGGCGGCGTCGGCCGCGACTACGTCGAGCGCACGCCGGGGGAGCTCGGCGCGGCGAACGTCGTGACGGGCATCGTCGTCACCTGGCGCGGGCTCGACACCCTGGGCGAGGTGACCGTCCTCTTCCTCGCCGCGGCGGGCGTCGCCCTCGTGCTCCGGCGGCGGGAGGGCGCGGCGGAAAACGCGGCGGCTCCGGAGGCCCCGCGGCGCGACTCGAGCGAGATACTCGAGACGGGAAGCGCCTTCCTCGTCCCGGCGATCGTGATGTTCGGCGTCTACATCTTCCTGAACGGGCACCTCACCCCCGGCGGGGGATTCCAGGGCGGGGCCGTCGTCGCCTCCGCCGTGCTGCTCCTCTTCCTCGTTCACCCCGGTTACCGGACGGCGCATCGCGCACTCGAGGCGGTCGAGTCGGTTTCCGGCGCCCTCTACGTCGCGGCGGGCCTGCTCGGGCTCCTGCTCGCCGGGGGCTTTCTCGACAACCGGTTCCTGCCGCCCGGCGTCTTCGGGACGATCCTCAGCGCGGGAGCCATCCCCGTGATCTACACGCTCATCGGGCTCAAGGTCGGCGCCGAGCTGGCCGGGATCCTCGACTCGTTGCGGGGAGGCGGCGAATGA
- a CDS encoding DUF4040 domain-containing protein yields MITALVVVSGIVMVASALAAMHLRSLVAAIVAVGLMSLFASVLYLVLAAPDVAMTEAAIGAGLSTVIFLYALRRTRDREADDD; encoded by the coding sequence GTGATCACCGCCCTCGTCGTCGTCTCCGGGATCGTGATGGTCGCCTCCGCGCTGGCGGCGATGCACCTGCGCAGCCTCGTCGCGGCGATCGTCGCCGTCGGGCTCATGAGCCTCTTCGCGAGCGTCCTCTATCTCGTCCTCGCCGCGCCCGACGTGGCGATGACCGAGGCGGCGATCGGCGCGGGCCTCTCGACGGTGATCTTCCTCTACGCCCTCCGGCGGACGCGAGACCGGGAGGCCGACGATGATTAA
- a CDS encoding MFS transporter, translating to MIKRFSLYGFLKNQRYFEPFIVLYFLELGLSFTEIGLLVAFREICINLIEVPSGALADIWGRRRCMVVSFAAYIFSFALFAAARSFAGLFPPLFLFAAGEAFRTGTHKAIIFTWLRLEGRTPEKARVYGYTRSWSKIGSAVSIVFATLFVFFARDYRIVFLLSIPPYAVGIVNFLLYPAALDGRAASAPAPGDVWRHLARTIHRTAAEKPLRRLVAESMGFEGIFRAVKDFIQPLIASAALALPLAAGLDDTRRTALLVGLVYVVLHLGSAAASRRAHVMAERAGGEERASRLLWRNALVLYAALAAFLYAGVTAAAVVLFVFLHLLQNVWRPLLVSRFDAFADERSGATVLSIENQAKTISTMLVAPAVGLAVDLVRRRGIGGEFWPVGIAGAVVALFFVWTGARRGSLN from the coding sequence ACGATTCTCCCTCTACGGGTTCCTCAAGAACCAGCGCTACTTCGAGCCCTTCATCGTGCTCTATTTCCTCGAGCTGGGATTGTCCTTCACCGAGATCGGCCTCCTCGTCGCCTTCCGCGAGATCTGCATCAACCTCATCGAGGTGCCGAGCGGGGCGCTCGCCGACATCTGGGGACGGCGCCGCTGCATGGTCGTCTCCTTCGCCGCCTACATTTTCTCCTTCGCCCTTTTCGCCGCGGCCCGCTCCTTCGCCGGGCTCTTCCCGCCCCTCTTCCTCTTCGCCGCCGGGGAAGCCTTCCGCACGGGGACGCACAAGGCGATCATCTTCACCTGGCTGCGGCTCGAGGGGCGCACGCCCGAGAAGGCCCGCGTCTACGGCTACACCCGCTCGTGGTCGAAGATCGGCTCGGCCGTCTCGATCGTTTTCGCGACCCTCTTCGTCTTTTTCGCGCGGGATTACCGGATCGTCTTCCTGTTGTCGATCCCCCCGTACGCCGTGGGGATCGTCAACTTCCTCCTCTACCCCGCCGCCCTCGACGGCCGCGCCGCATCGGCGCCGGCGCCGGGCGACGTGTGGCGCCACCTCGCCCGGACGATCCACCGGACGGCGGCCGAGAAGCCGCTCCGCCGGCTCGTGGCCGAGTCGATGGGCTTCGAGGGGATCTTCCGCGCGGTCAAGGACTTTATCCAGCCCCTCATCGCCAGCGCCGCACTGGCCCTGCCCCTCGCGGCAGGCCTCGACGACACCCGCCGGACGGCGCTTCTCGTGGGCCTGGTCTACGTGGTCCTCCATCTCGGCTCCGCCGCGGCGAGCAGGCGCGCGCACGTCATGGCCGAACGGGCCGGCGGCGAGGAACGCGCCTCGCGTCTCCTGTGGCGGAACGCCCTCGTCCTCTACGCGGCCCTCGCCGCCTTCCTGTACGCCGGCGTGACCGCCGCGGCCGTCGTCCTCTTCGTATTCCTGCACCTTCTCCAGAACGTCTGGCGGCCCCTGCTCGTCAGCCGCTTCGACGCGTTCGCCGACGAGCGGTCGGGGGCGACCGTCCTCTCCATCGAGAACCAGGCGAAGACGATCTCGACGATGCTCGTCGCCCCGGCGGTCGGCCTGGCGGTCGACCTCGTCCGGCGGCGCGGGATCGGGGGCGAATTCTGGCCGGTGGGGATCGCCGGCGCGGTCGTCGCCCTCTTTTTCGTGTGGACCGGCGCCCGCCGGGGCAGTTTGAACTGA
- a CDS encoding cation:proton antiporter subunit C yields MTGALVIGALLILVGLWGLMTRRNMIRMVLAIAVAETGLQIVMIAVGYVRGGTAPIIDSALSAEAAAGAAVDPVPQALVLTAIVIGVAVNALILALVVRLHRRGGSLDVDDYTESRW; encoded by the coding sequence ATGACCGGAGCCCTCGTCATCGGCGCGCTGCTGATCCTCGTGGGGCTGTGGGGGCTCATGACGCGGCGGAACATGATCCGGATGGTGCTGGCGATCGCCGTCGCCGAGACGGGGCTTCAGATCGTCATGATCGCCGTCGGCTATGTCCGGGGCGGCACGGCGCCGATCATAGACTCGGCGCTTTCGGCGGAGGCGGCCGCCGGGGCCGCCGTCGACCCGGTGCCGCAGGCGCTCGTCCTCACGGCGATCGTCATCGGCGTCGCGGTGAACGCGCTGATCCTCGCGCTCGTCGTCAGGCTCCACCGCCGGGGCGGATCGCTCGACGTCGACGATTACACGGAGTCGAGATGGTGA
- a CDS encoding Na+/H+ antiporter subunit G has translation MAAMQLAGSIVSLAGSLFLFLGALGVLRMPDIYNRMQAGTKATTLGSIMTLVGIGIYRPEWLPQTLILAGFVLMTNPLSSHALARAAHAARIPLAAGTVVDRLREDEDAAGVAGHKAAENAPAAGAGLNDGEAP, from the coding sequence ATGGCGGCGATGCAGCTCGCCGGATCGATCGTCTCGCTCGCCGGGTCGCTCTTCCTCTTTCTCGGCGCGCTCGGCGTCCTCCGCATGCCGGACATCTACAACCGGATGCAGGCGGGGACGAAGGCGACCACGCTCGGCAGCATCATGACGCTCGTCGGCATCGGCATCTACCGCCCCGAATGGCTCCCGCAGACGCTCATCCTCGCCGGGTTCGTCCTGATGACCAATCCCCTCTCCTCGCACGCCCTCGCGCGGGCCGCGCACGCCGCGCGCATCCCCCTCGCCGCCGGCACGGTCGTCGACCGCCTCCGCGAGGACGAGGACGCCGCGGGCGTCGCGGGACACAAGGCCGCGGAGAACGCCCCGGCCGCGGGCGCCGGCTTGAACGACGGGGAGGCGCCGTGA
- a CDS encoding outer membrane protein transport protein, whose product MKRILATIAVLVAAALLVPGGASATNGMNLEGYGPIAAAMGGASLAFDNGTAAMMNNPATMALFPTGLRFDLALGSLGPDVDAIVTTPMGALTAESDATAFYMPAFGMMYRRDAWGVGLGVFSQGGMGTEYGAGTWLADPSMGANTALDGGLVNRSELSVGRVIVPGVYAVNEQLSLGASLEFVWAGLDLRMALSEAQFQDLANPMAQNIGTASGTLLGAFGSLYEPFGGTGISRVHHAYFDFSNDSDLYGQARGVGVAGKIGFVFEVNEKVSIGATYHSPTALGDLETDEATLSMAVNIDPGVLQGLPTGEYVDMEIPVSGSISVNDFQWPAVYGIGAAVRPNDRLLVAADLRYIDWSGVMENFSMTFTADDTPANGAFAGLAMDAVLFQKWEDQAVVSLGGAVKATDALTIRAGFNYGSNPVPDDYLNALFPAIVESHLAVGGGWDFAERGEVNVSFVTAFESDATNPGNGSTIPPVESTHSQFNWMVMYSYGF is encoded by the coding sequence ATGAAACGGATCCTGGCGACGATCGCGGTCCTCGTCGCGGCGGCGCTCCTCGTCCCGGGAGGCGCGTCGGCGACGAACGGCATGAACCTCGAGGGATACGGGCCGATCGCGGCCGCCATGGGCGGCGCCTCGCTCGCCTTCGACAACGGCACGGCGGCCATGATGAACAACCCGGCCACGATGGCCCTCTTTCCCACGGGGCTGCGTTTCGACCTCGCCCTCGGCAGCCTCGGCCCCGACGTCGACGCGATCGTGACGACGCCGATGGGCGCCCTCACCGCGGAGTCCGACGCCACCGCCTTCTACATGCCCGCATTCGGGATGATGTACCGTCGCGACGCGTGGGGCGTCGGGCTGGGCGTCTTCAGCCAGGGCGGCATGGGCACCGAGTACGGGGCCGGCACGTGGCTCGCCGACCCGAGCATGGGCGCCAACACGGCGCTCGACGGCGGGCTGGTCAACCGCTCCGAGCTCAGCGTCGGCCGGGTCATCGTCCCCGGCGTCTACGCGGTGAACGAACAGCTGAGTCTCGGCGCGTCGCTCGAGTTCGTCTGGGCCGGCCTCGACCTCCGGATGGCCCTGAGCGAGGCGCAGTTCCAGGATCTCGCCAATCCGATGGCGCAGAACATCGGCACCGCCTCGGGCACCCTCCTCGGCGCCTTCGGCTCGCTCTACGAGCCCTTCGGCGGCACGGGGATCAGCCGTGTCCACCACGCGTACTTCGACTTCTCGAACGACAGCGACCTCTACGGCCAGGCCCGCGGCGTCGGCGTCGCCGGCAAGATCGGTTTCGTCTTCGAGGTGAACGAGAAGGTGTCGATCGGCGCGACCTACCACAGCCCGACGGCCCTCGGCGACCTCGAGACCGACGAGGCGACGCTCTCGATGGCGGTCAACATCGACCCCGGCGTCCTCCAGGGCCTCCCGACGGGCGAATACGTCGACATGGAGATCCCGGTGAGCGGATCGATCTCCGTCAATGATTTCCAGTGGCCGGCCGTCTACGGGATCGGCGCGGCCGTCCGGCCGAACGACCGGCTCCTCGTCGCGGCCGACCTGCGCTACATCGACTGGTCCGGGGTGATGGAAAACTTCTCGATGACCTTCACCGCCGACGACACCCCCGCCAACGGCGCCTTCGCCGGGCTGGCGATGGACGCGGTCCTCTTCCAGAAGTGGGAAGACCAGGCGGTCGTCTCTCTCGGCGGCGCCGTCAAGGCCACCGACGCCCTCACCATCCGCGCGGGATTCAACTACGGCTCGAATCCCGTCCCCGACGACTACCTGAACGCCCTCTTCCCCGCCATCGTCGAGAGCCATCTCGCCGTCGGCGGGGGCTGGGACTTCGCTGAGCGCGGCGAGGTGAACGTCTCCTTCGTCACCGCCTTCGAGAGCGACGCGACCAACCCCGGCAACGGATCGACGATCCCGCCGGTCGAGTCCACGCATTCGCAGTTCAACTGGATGGTCATGTACAGCTATGGATTCTAG
- a CDS encoding Na+/H+ antiporter subunit E — MEQTLTAVLVAAALTGVYVLWTRSLEPANLAVVGFSALVVAGLFTTARRFPRITPKRILYSILYLFYLLGAIVRSNLDVAIRVVRPRIPIDPGIVAVTTRLRSPMGRTVLANSITLTPGTLSVEIRGDRLYIHWIDVAGRDREAATREIVRPFERFLEVIFG, encoded by the coding sequence ATCGAACAAACGCTGACGGCCGTGCTCGTGGCGGCGGCCCTCACCGGCGTCTATGTTTTGTGGACCCGCTCGCTCGAGCCGGCAAACCTCGCCGTCGTCGGATTCTCCGCCCTCGTCGTGGCCGGCCTCTTCACCACCGCGCGGCGGTTTCCCCGCATCACGCCGAAACGGATCCTCTACTCGATCCTCTACCTCTTCTACCTGCTCGGCGCGATCGTGCGTTCGAACCTCGACGTCGCCATCCGCGTCGTCAGGCCGCGCATCCCGATCGACCCGGGCATCGTCGCGGTGACGACGCGGCTCCGATCGCCGATGGGACGGACCGTCCTCGCCAACTCGATCACGCTCACCCCCGGCACGCTCTCCGTCGAGATCCGCGGCGACCGTCTCTACATCCACTGGATCGACGTCGCCGGTCGCGACCGCGAGGCGGCGACCCGCGAGATCGTCCGCCCCTTCGAGCGGTTCCTGGAGGTCATCTTTGGCTGA